DNA sequence from the Pseudophryne corroboree isolate aPseCor3 chromosome 6, aPseCor3.hap2, whole genome shotgun sequence genome:
actaggacgcaccaggaggctgcactgattaatttgagatGAGACAcacacttgtatatgtgtgtgcggCTGAGTCTGAATCTATATGAAAATGCAGCAGCCGCGGCTTTTattcaagttctgttgtgcttcgtatgcagacagtcacacacagatatacaagtgtttgtAAACAAAGTGGATGTTTTAAGAAAACGAGGATGTGTTTAACCCAAATATATGAACAATACAATAATTGGTTAATACTTGTAATCATTTCTTTAACACGCAAGTAATTTTTTCATTTGTCTTTTATTCAGTAGTTTTTATCCTTCGTTTTttggctttttttatttttaagtccTTTTGTTTTTCCCCCTTTTCGTCGCCAAACAAGGCAAGAAGTGATTACAGTCAGGTCGTCATTAAAATGAGAGACCAGGACACAACCCTCGGTAATAGCCTTgttccaccctcccctcccccccgcacacaCATGCCACCAACCCTGCCACGGTCAACCCATTTCCCTGTGTGCTTTCGAGCGGTTGGATTTACACCAGCGCAGGGTAGGATGAGGAAGAGCAGGAAGTGATACAGGAAGTATGGAAGAAAGGATTCCTAAGGAGATagcaagggggagagagagaaaaattgGAGAGGTCCAAAAAAAGGTACAagctgcagaaaaaaaaaaaaaaatacattaaaagaAAATGGAGtgaataagaataaaaaaaaaaaaaaaaaaccaacggaCTTTGCAAGGGGgagaaaaataaatgtataatgttACAGAGATTAAACCCAGCCTCACCAATCTCTAGTCCTAGAGAAAGAACCATACAGAGTGCAGGCTGGTACTGCAATTGAcatcacaaaataaaaaaaagacaacaaTTAAGTCTACACATCAGGCAAGAtggtttaaaaagtaaaaaaaaaaaaaatacagtaaaccCTGCTATTACCCTCACAGGGCAAGAAAACAGCAGGAGCAGGGGTTTTCCCCGCGCAGCTATAAAAAGGATATTCGATGGCACCTTAAACACTGGAAAAGTCAGAATGGGGAGGAACTGGCAAAAGCTCCCGCACTGTCAGAAGTTTTCTTCTGTTTTGGAACAGGGTATGGATTCTAGGCTTGACTATCGAAACTAGGTGGACTAAGGACTGTCCCACACGGAAAAGGCCAGTACTAATTTACTCGGTCCTGGAATATATACAGGTTATTGGTGGTCGCCACAGCAATGATGTTCTCTTTAGGATGCCAGGCTGTATGCAGGATCTTCTTATTGAAGTCCAGACTGTCCACCGTGATCTCATCCTTCTTTCGTTTGCCGCTGGCGCACACTTTACGTGGTTTCAGCACCATGCGGGGCTTGCTGTTCTCCCGCGAAGCCTCCAGGGTGATGTCACGTTTGGTGTTGCGGTCAAACATTCGGAAGAAGTTGTTGTAGGAGCCGGTCATGACAACACTGCAGGCAGAGACAGACACAGGACTGTGAGTCACCATTACAATATAATTAAACAACATTCTAGAAATGGCACATACACCCTAATGGTTGGTACCAGGTCCAGGGTTGTCGGATACGATAAAAAGAAAAGATTACCAGCAGAGCTACATCTCGTAGTACACTATACCCCCACTCAACACAACCAACTGGACATCAGAAACGGTCATAGTATTAATGAGAACGGCCTGCAGCCAACTGGATGGTGGCAGCAACCTAACGCAATCAGATGCAGTCACCAGCTGAGAAATGAACCTGTTAGATACCATTAGTATGTACTTATTACCCATCAACCCTCACACCCAAACTTACTTGTCAGGTCCGTTCCAACAGCACTCGAACTTGTCAAAGATACAGTCATTCTCATACAAAGAGCAGAGCTTACTCCTGAGGTATTCATGTACCTGCAGAGACAAGGCAGTGTAAATATTCCTGTGTGTTCATGTTTACTCTGTAAATACCATTTAGTAATACATATGAAAATACCACTATAGTAAAATTACAGTCTGCACAGTTCCTCAACCTTAAAACATGTAAGGCCATTATTTCACATTCATATATCTCAAGGGTGGCGTATTATAAAGCCGACATACTCTATACATCTGAAACAAGTATAATAGCTAAACGTGTTCAGTAGGTTTCTTTACTGGAGCAGATAAAAGGTCTCATTTGCACTGAACACAGGGCAATCAATCAGTAACGTCACctgtctaaagcagtggttctcaaactcggtcctcaggaccccacacagtgcatattttgcaggtaacccagcgggtgaacaggtgtattaattactcacggacacattttaaaaggtccacgggtggagttaattatttcacttgtgattctgtgaggagacctgcaaaacatgcactgtgtggggtcctgaggaccgagtttgagaacctgtggtctaaagtATTAAACGTAAAGTAAATGTTTGTGGTTGACATGGTTTATGCAAAACTAAATGCAGAGCCAGAAAAAGAACTGTACAGTGACAGCCTGGAACACATGAATGTTGTGGATTGAATcgcttataccagaggttctcaaactcggtcctcgggggcacacatagtgcatgttttgcaggtctcctcacagaatcgcaagtgaaataattagctccacctgtggaccttttaaaatgtgtcagtgagtaattaatacacctgtgcacctgctgggttacctgcaaaacatgcagtgtgtgtgcccccaaggaccgagtttgagaacctctggcttatacAGTCAATGAGGTCACATGACTGCAGTCTCAACTTCTCCACCTTTATCAATTAATGGATTTTAACCTCACGGCTCAtataggaaaaaaaataagaatttacttaccgataattctatttctcggagtccgtagtggatgctggggttcctgaaaggaccatgggggatagcggctccgcaggagacagggcacaaaaagtaaagctttaggatcaggtggtgtgcactggctcctccccctatgaccctcctccaagcctcagttaggatactgtgcccggacgagcgtacacaataaggaaggattttgaatcccgggtaagactcaaaccagccacaccaatcacactgtacaacctgtgatctgaacccagttaacagtatgataacagcggagcctctgaaaagatggctcacaacaataataacccgatttttgtaactatgtacaagtattgcagataatccgcacttgggatgggcgcccagcatccactacggactccgagaaatagaattatcggtaagtaaattcttattttctctatcgtcctagtggatgctggggttcctgaaaggaccatggggattataccaaagctcccaaacgggcgggagagtgcggatgactctgcagcaccgaatgagagaactccaggtcctccttagccagggtatcaaatttgtaggattttacaaacgtgtttgcccctgactaagtagccgctcggcaaagttgtaaagccgagacccctcgggcagccgcccaagatgagcccaccttccttgtggaatgggcatttacatattttggctgtggcaggcctgccacagaatgtgcaagctgaattgtattacacatccaactagcaatagtctgcttagaagcaagagcacccagtttgttgggtgcatacaggataacagcaagtcagttttcccgactccagccgtcctggaacctatattttcagggccctgacaacatctagcaacttggagtcctccaagtccctagtaggcgcaaggcaccacaataagctggttcaggtgaaacactgacaccaccttagggagagaactggggacgagtccgcagctctgccctgtccgactggacaaacagatatgggcttttttgagaaaaaaaccaccaatttgacactcgcctggcccaggccagggccaagagcatggtcacttttcatgtgagatgcttcaaatccacagatttgactggttttaaaccaatgtgatttgaggaatcccagaactacgttgagatcccacagtgccactggaggcacaaaagggggttgtatatgcaatactcccttgacaaacttctggacttcaggaactgaagccaattctttctggaagaaaatcgacagggccgaaatttgaaccttaatggaccccaatttgaggcccatagacactcctgtttgcaggaaatgcaggaatcgaccgagttgaaatttcttcgtggggccttcctggcctcacaccacgcaacatattttcgccacatgtggtgataatgttgtgcggtcacctccttcctggctttgaccagggtaggaatgacctcttccggaatgcctttttcccttaggatccggcgttccaccgccatgccgtcaaacgcagctgcggtaagtcttggaacagacatggtacttgctgaagcaagtcccttcttagcggcagaggccataagtcctctgtgagcatctcttgaagttccgggtaccaagtccttcttggccaatccggagccatgagtatagttcttactcctctacgtcttataattctcagtaccttaggtatgagaagcagaggagggaacacatacaccgactggtacacccacggtgttaccagaacgtccacagctattgcctgagggtctcttgacctggcgcaatacctgtcccgttttttgttcagacgggacgccatcatgtccacctttggtatttcccaacggttcacaatcatgtggaaaaacttccagatgaagtttccactctcccgggtggaggtcgtgcctgctgaggaagtctgcttcccagtttccattcccggaatgaaacactgctgaccgtgctatcacatgattttccgcccagcgaaaagtccttgcagtttttgccattgccctcctgcttcttgtgccgccctgtctgtttacgtgggcgactgccgtgatgtttttcccactggatcaataccggctgaccttgaagcagaggtcttgctaagcttagagcattataaaattacccttagctccagtatatttatgtggagaaaagtctccagacttgatcacactccctggaaattttttccttgtgtgactgctccccagcctctcgggctggcctccgtggtcaccagcatccaatcctgaatgccgaatctgcggccctctagaagatgagcactctgtaaccaccacaggagagacacccttgtccttggatatagggttatccgctgatgcatctgaagatgcgatccggaccatttgtccagcagatcccactgaaaagttcttgcgtgaaatctgccgaacggaattgcttcgtaggaagccaccatttttaccaggacccttgtgcaatgatgcactgacacttttcctggttttaggaggttcctgactagctcggataactccctggctttctcttccgggagaaacacctttttctggactgtgtccagaatcatccctaggcacagcagacgtgtcgtcgggatcagctgcgattttggaatatttagaatccacccgtgctgttgtagcagtatccgagatagtgctactccgacctccaactgttccctggactttgcccttatcaggagatcgtccaagtaagggataattaagacgccttttcttcgaagaagaatcatcatttcggccattaccttggtaaagacccggggtgccgtggacaatccaacggcagcgtctgaaactgatagtgacagttctgtaccacgaacctgaagtacccttagtgagaagggcaaatttgggacatggaggtaagcatccctgatgtcccgggacactatatagtccccttcttcctggttcgttatcactgctctgagtgactccatcttgatttgaacctttgtaagtgttcaaattttttagatttagaataggtctcacctagccttctggcttcagtaccacaatatagtgtggaataatacccctttccttgttgtaggaggggtaatttgattatcacctgctgggaatacagcttgtgaattgtttcccatactgcctccttgtcggagggagaccttggtaaagcagacttcaggagcctgcgagggggaaacgtctcgacattccaatctgtacccctgggatactacttgtaggatccaggggtcctgtacggtcccagcgtcatgctgagagcttggcagaagcggtggaaggcttctgttcctgggaatgggctgcctgctgcagtcttcttccctttcctctatccctgggcagatatgactcttatagggacgaaaggactgaggctgaaaagacggtgtctttttctgcagagatgtgacttagggtaaaaacggtggattttccagcagttgccgtggccaccaggtccgatggaccgaccccaaataactcctcttcctttatacggcaatacacctttgtgccgtttggaatctgcatcacctgaccactgtcgtgtccataaacatcttctggcagatatggacatcgcacttactcttgatgccagagtgcaaatatccctctgtgcatctcgtatatatagaaatgcatcctttaaatgctctatagtcaataaaatactgtccctgtcaagggtatcaatatttttagtcagggaatccgaccaagccaccccagctctgcacatccaggctgaggcgatcgctggtcgcagtataacaccagtatgtgtgtatatactttttatgatattttccagcctcctgtcagctggctccttgaggacggccctatctatagacggtaccgccacttgttttgataagcgtgtgagcgccttatccaccctaaggggtgtttcccaccgcgccctaacttctggcgggaaagggtataccgccaataattttctaacggggggaacccacgcatcatcacacttcatttaatttatctgattcaggaaaaactacaggtagttttttcacatcccacataataccctcttttgtggtacttgtagtatcagaaatatgtaacacctccttcattgcccttaacaagtaacgtgtggccctaaagggaaatacgtttgtttcttcaccgtcgacactgaaatcagtgtccgtgtctgtgtctgtcgaccgactgaggtaaaaggacgttttaacgcccctgacggtgtttgagacgcctggacaggtactaatttgtttgccagccgtctcatgtcgccaaccgaccttgcagcgtgttgacattatcacgtaattccataaataagccatccattccggtgtcgactcccaagagagtgacatcaccattacaggcaatttgctccgcctcctcaccaacatcgtcctcatacatgtcgacacacacgtaccgacatatagcacacacacacagggaatgctctgatagaggacaggaccccactagccccttggggagacagagggagagtttgccagcacacaccaaagcgctatattttacagggatagccttataataagtgctcccttatagctgcttttataaaatcacaatttcgccaaattttgccccccctctcttgatttaaccctgtttctgtagtgcagtgcaggggagagcctgggagccttcctgaccagcggaactgtgtgaggaaatggcgctgtgtgctgaggagataggccccgcccccttttcggcgggctcgtctcccgcttaaaaatggattctggcaggggttaaatatctccatatagccccggaggctatatgtgaggtattttttgccaaaaaaaggattttcattgctgcccagggcgccccccccagcgccctgcaccctcagtgactgccgtgtgaagtgtgctgagagcaatggcgcacagctgcagtgctgtgcgctaccttaagaagactgaggagtcttctgccgccgattctggaccttcttctcttttcagcatctgcaagggggccggcggcgaggctccggtgaccatccaggctgtacctgtgatcgtccctctggagctaatgtccagtagccaaagaagccaatccatcctgcacgcaggtgagttcacttcttctcccctaagtccctcgatgcagtgatcctgttgccagcaggactcactgtaaaataaaaaacctaagctaaacttttctaagcagctctttaggagagccacctagattgcacccttctcggccgggcacaaaaacctaactgaggcttggaggagggtcatagggggaggagccagtgcacaccacctgatcctaaagctttactttttgtgccctgtctcctgcggagccgctatcccccatggtcctttcaggaaccccagcatccactaggacgatagagaaattcaatTTTGGGAGCTTAGCATCAGATGCGACAATGTTAGGGAAAGGCCAGCTTGTCGTGGTCAGATTTGATGCATTCGCGCCTGGCAAGTGGGTAAATGGTCATGTCCAGCATGTGTACTACAGACacatggggggagattcaaatgtttgaaaagtcagttgggagtctgtttttccctatctaatagacaggaaaaaacagacacccaaccgacttttcaaacatttgaatggaATTAGTGCTGTGCAATTCAAACTAAGGAACTCAGCATTAAGGTTATGAATCCTGCTGATGCATTTCATTTTTACAATGTACTAACCCAACAAAGCACAAAATATACAATACTTCCATGGAAAATGTACACCATAAAAAAACGGTACAAGCAATCTGCAGATCAGTCACAGAGATGCCAGAATCCATATGTATGACAGTCAATCCTATTCGCTGCGAGTTCTCTCCCAGGCTGGATGCTGCACCTCTGGCACCAAAGGACAGCATACAAAGATCTGAGAGTCCAGGGAGAGATCGGGTTGAGATGTCGTTTGCGAGCATTTCTATGCCATTCAACCTCCTCACGGCTAACAGGATTGAGCCCAGTGAGTTATTAGATACAACATGAAGTCAGCATTGCAGAGTACAATGTAAAGATGCATACTCAGAGCTCATATTTTCTTAAGAACTACTAGTGTCACGTGCTACCTCTGAAATAACAGGGAGAATATGGAGGTTTATAAATAGTTAAGTAATTGGTTTCGGACCGTTTGGGGTTTCTGGAAACAGATCAAAAAGTTCTTTCGGCTACAGGCTGTAGGGGATGGACTAGCTGCAACTCAATGAGGAAGTGAGATCCGGTGAGATGGAATATAAGCGGATTCGAGATCAGAGGGAAAATGTAAGGTGTGCCGCTATTGGTGGGGAGGGGGATCTGCCGCAACACATTAGGTGGGTAAACAACCAGTATAATTCAAACTGCAGCAATTGGTAGAAATTTCTTGGCCTGGCTTCCTATCATATCTCACTCACCTGATATGTTTCCACCGGACGGCTTTCCATGTTCAAGTCCCAGATTTTGACAGACAAGTAGTCCCTCGTCATCATGTATCGGCCATTATGGCTGAACTTGACATCCGATATAGAAGATATAATCTCTGAGAAGAATGACCTATTGCTGGGATCTTCTGGCTCTTCAAACACtgaaaatataaatataatgtTACTCAGGtaattatttatatggcaccacaactgTTTCGCAGCACATTACAAAGCACATAAATGAGCAAaaccagaaaagaaaaaaaagaaaaaaagagagacagaaCAAGAGAACGTAGGACAAGTACATGTtggataaacattgctgcatcagtgaacaggacactgaaataagcatcagggtggcagaaaatgagggtcaggtgccgtAATGTAAAACAAAAAGACGAGGCAAGCAGTTCACCTCTAATTAAGAGCCAAATCCCAAAATCTCCTATGTGCCCAGATCTGCTGTAGGAAAGGACAGAAAAGGGGGCAGCGCAGTACTCCTGCACAGCCGATAGGGGCAGTGCAGTATAGTGACAGAGACTGCACTGTGGGATGCGGTAACTTACACTTGGAGTGGCGATCacacagtgcggactcccgcatgtcACAAAGACGGATGGTGCCTTTGCTGCTGCTGTATACAAAAGTGTTGCAGTGATGTGGGTGGAACTCCGCTGCTGTGATCACCTCCGTCAGCTCTTCCATATTGGCAGGTTTGATATCTACGATGTCTTGAGCAGAGAGTGAAGGAGCGCACTACAAACACTGGCAGGTAGGCAATACATATATATGGGGAGGAAAGGTATCTGTAAAGAGCTGACTTTTTAGCATGGCCATGAACACAAGGTAGAGCCAGTAACAAGATTATATTTATCTGTTTGTATACAATTACAGAGGTAGATGAAAATAAACAAACCATTAACGGCTCTAAGGGTGTgtagtacacacggtgagatccttgctatgcccgattttcacttgcgatttcccttgaactcccctgagcccagcaccaccgattttgactaacttttcttgagatatggactatgtgtgcttatgattttggcttatgtgagatttcattgacatgtgagatgaactagatagtacaccaatctagcaaggattgacttgcctgcacagtctatcttttcttgcgatgccgacctggcgggaccgtgcatcggtatcgaatcgggatcgcaaggtgactttcaccttgcgatctgcaccaacttttcttgcgattttgactatatagtcaaaatcaaaagaaaatatctcaccgtgtgtacacacccttacaaagAGTCCATTGTAAGTTTAAAGGAAAGTGAAACATCCAGTTCTTCATTACTACACGCACCCTAACAGCACCACTGCCCGTGAAACACCTTACACAGTATGTAACACAACAATCTTAGGCTTCTGAAATGTACATTTTCTCACAAACTGAATCCTCAGAGCATGGGAGTATGGAGTTCTCTTAGAAAATAATGGATGTATATTAATATAATTATCAGGAAAAAAAGGCCCTCTTGATGCTGATCATAAACATCACTGGATTAAAATGACCATGTGCCTTGGGCAGTATTAAGTCACAGACAGTAAAGGgagggatgtatcaaaccttggagagagaaagtgaagttgcccatagcaac
Encoded proteins:
- the PPP2R2A gene encoding serine/threonine-protein phosphatase 2A 55 kDa regulatory subunit B alpha isoform isoform X2 — its product is MAGAGGGNDIQWCFSQVKGAVEDDVSEADIISTVEFNHSGELLATGDKGGRVVIFQQESKSPYHRGEYSVYSTFQSHEPEFDYLKSLEIEEKINKIRWLPQKNAAQFLLSTNDKTIKLWKISERDKRPEGYNLKEENGRYRDPTTVTTLRVPVFRPMDLMVEASPRRIFANAHTYHINSISVNSDYETYLSADDLRVNLWHLEITDRSFNIVDIKPANMEELTEVITAAEFHPHHCNTFVYSSSKGTIRLCDMRESALCDRHSKLFEEPEDPSNRSFFSEIISSISDVKFSHNGRYMMTRDYLSVKIWDLNMESRPVETYQVHEYLRSKLCSLYENDCIFDKFECCWNGPDNVVMTGSYNNFFRMFDRNTKRDITLEASRENSKPRMVLKPRKVCASGKRKKDEITVDSLDFNKKILHTAWHPKENIIAVATTNNLYIFQDRVN
- the PPP2R2A gene encoding serine/threonine-protein phosphatase 2A 55 kDa regulatory subunit B alpha isoform isoform X1 produces the protein MVFFSGEGSSGGRCIRREVDYFLLAHCLAADIISTVEFNHSGELLATGDKGGRVVIFQQESKSPYHRGEYSVYSTFQSHEPEFDYLKSLEIEEKINKIRWLPQKNAAQFLLSTNDKTIKLWKISERDKRPEGYNLKEENGRYRDPTTVTTLRVPVFRPMDLMVEASPRRIFANAHTYHINSISVNSDYETYLSADDLRVNLWHLEITDRSFNIVDIKPANMEELTEVITAAEFHPHHCNTFVYSSSKGTIRLCDMRESALCDRHSKLFEEPEDPSNRSFFSEIISSISDVKFSHNGRYMMTRDYLSVKIWDLNMESRPVETYQVHEYLRSKLCSLYENDCIFDKFECCWNGPDNVVMTGSYNNFFRMFDRNTKRDITLEASRENSKPRMVLKPRKVCASGKRKKDEITVDSLDFNKKILHTAWHPKENIIAVATTNNLYIFQDRVN